From Woronichinia naegeliana WA131, the proteins below share one genomic window:
- a CDS encoding DUF4351 domain-containing protein: MVTEFLNPDFQWISKESDVLIKVQSQNEGELLILNELQIRYHSKMPQRIRAYAALAEERYNLPVYPVLINILPRSASQNIPNCYHSEIRGITAHQDYRVINLWEVNANLVFERHLTSLLPFVPILKGGNEPLVIRQALRELQNDENLNELEPLLSFFASFVLEIPLIQQIMRWDMTVLRQSPWYEEILKEGSQQGLQQGLQQGLQQGELIIILKLLNNRLGSLPSDIQQQITNLSTSQLEKLSDQILHFTNQNELKQWLIHEN, translated from the coding sequence GTGGTTACAGAATTTCTCAATCCAGACTTCCAATGGATTAGCAAAGAAAGCGACGTATTAATAAAAGTCCAGAGCCAAAACGAAGGTGAATTATTAATCCTGAATGAACTACAAATTCGTTATCACTCAAAAATGCCCCAACGTATTCGAGCCTACGCAGCCCTAGCAGAAGAACGGTATAATTTGCCAGTTTATCCTGTCCTCATCAATATCCTACCGCGCTCCGCTAGTCAAAATATTCCCAATTGCTATCATTCTGAAATACGAGGAATTACCGCTCATCAAGACTATCGAGTCATTAACCTTTGGGAAGTTAACGCTAATTTAGTCTTTGAACGCCATCTGACCAGTCTTCTTCCTTTTGTCCCGATTTTAAAAGGAGGTAATGAACCGCTTGTTATCCGTCAAGCCTTACGAGAACTACAAAATGATGAAAATCTTAACGAATTAGAGCCACTGCTCTCCTTTTTTGCTAGTTTTGTTTTAGAGATACCCTTAATTCAACAAATAATGAGGTGGGACATGACCGTACTGCGCCAATCACCCTGGTACGAAGAAATTCTCAAAGAAGGCTCTCAACAGGGACTTCAACAGGGACTTCAACAGGGACTTCAACAGGGAGAATTAATTATTATCCTTAAACTATTAAATAATCGTTTGGGTTCCCTTCCCTCCGATATTCAACAACAAATCACTAACTTATCAACATCACAACTAGAAAAATTAAGTGATCAAATTTTGCATTTTACCAACCAAAATGAACTTAAACAATGGCTCATCCATGAAAATTAG
- a CDS encoding nucleotidyltransferase domain-containing protein, with the protein MIKQVTNELLDQITHKLVATLNPEQIILFGSHAYGEPNEDSDIDLLVIVSQSNEPRYRRSRLAYKALRGICVPTDVIIMTREEVKRKVNVRSSLISRVIHDGRVLYG; encoded by the coding sequence ATGATAAAACAAGTCACCAATGAGTTATTAGATCAAATCACGCACAAACTAGTTGCAACCCTGAATCCAGAGCAAATTATATTGTTTGGCTCTCACGCTTATGGCGAACCTAATGAAGATAGTGACATTGACTTACTGGTGATCGTGTCCCAGTCTAATGAACCTCGTTATCGGCGATCACGCCTAGCATATAAAGCATTGCGTGGCATTTGCGTACCTACTGATGTGATTATAATGACGCGAGAGGAGGTTAAAAGGAAGGTAAATGTACGGAGTTCCCTAATAAGTCGAGTCATTCATGATGGGAGAGTTCTCTATGGATGA
- a CDS encoding class I SAM-dependent methyltransferase, with protein MKKIVRLVLRVLRRIFLVIDTQFDHELIASDVPLSGQINHSKWQNYLYEIGNKEGMKILEIGSREVTAKSNARQKFSNSTYIGFDYYPGNNVDVVGDVHKLSSYFKFESEQDKFDIIYSSACFEHFAMPWIVAIEISKSLKIGGIVFIETHFSYASHERPWHFFQFSDMALRVLFSEALGFECMEAGMSNPMIGRFSSLADDYLKNKPIPHLYCHSEYLGKKTKEVKDFNWNQVNLQQVVGETHYPLS; from the coding sequence ATGAAAAAGATAGTGCGATTAGTACTCAGGGTACTCCGCAGAATATTTCTAGTAATTGACACTCAGTTCGATCATGAGCTTATCGCCTCTGATGTTCCTTTGTCTGGACAAATTAATCACTCAAAATGGCAGAACTATTTATATGAAATTGGAAATAAAGAAGGAATGAAAATTTTGGAGATAGGTAGTCGTGAAGTGACGGCAAAATCTAACGCCAGACAAAAATTTTCTAATTCTACTTATATCGGCTTTGACTATTACCCAGGTAATAATGTTGATGTAGTTGGAGATGTTCATAAGTTATCTTCTTATTTTAAGTTTGAGAGTGAACAAGATAAGTTTGATATTATTTACTCAAGTGCCTGTTTTGAGCATTTTGCCATGCCTTGGATAGTTGCAATTGAAATTTCAAAATCATTAAAAATTGGCGGTATTGTTTTTATTGAAACGCATTTTTCCTATGCTTCCCACGAACGACCATGGCATTTTTTCCAGTTCAGTGATATGGCGTTAAGAGTTTTGTTTTCTGAAGCTCTTGGATTTGAGTGCATGGAAGCAGGAATGTCCAATCCTATGATAGGACGTTTTTCTTCTCTTGCGGATGATTATCTAAAAAATAAACCAATTCCTCATTTATATTGCCATAGTGAATACCTTGGTAAGAAAACTAAAGAGGTAAAAGATTTTAATTGGAACCAAGTAAATTTACAGCAAGTTGTTGGTGAAACTCATTATCCCTTATCCTAG
- a CDS encoding HEPN domain-containing protein translates to MDDAHYHEIQQWLLKSQRDLEAAKVLFEHGLFDVVVYHCQQSAEKALKAYLVYQEVILQKTHNLVVLLESCLAFDINFEILRDSAEILTPYATEFRYPGDTIEPEKYEAEEALAIASLVLDFVVKLLPNS, encoded by the coding sequence ATGGATGATGCACATTATCATGAAATCCAGCAGTGGTTGTTAAAAAGTCAGAGAGATTTAGAGGCGGCTAAAGTATTGTTTGAGCATGGGCTTTTTGACGTTGTTGTTTATCATTGTCAACAGTCTGCTGAGAAAGCTTTAAAGGCTTATTTGGTGTATCAAGAAGTCATCTTACAAAAAACGCATAATCTTGTTGTTTTGTTGGAAAGTTGTCTTGCTTTTGATATTAACTTTGAGATATTGCGCGACTCAGCAGAAATTTTAACACCATACGCGACTGAGTTCCGCTATCCAGGTGACACTATCGAGCCAGAGAAATATGAAGCCGAAGAAGCTTTGGCGATCGCCAGTTTAGTACTCGATTTTGTAGTTAAATTATTACCTAACAGTTAG